CCCACTAAAGGTAAAAATGTTTTAGTTGGACCTGGAGAAAATGCTGGCGTTATTGATGTTGGAAATAATCAAAAACTTGTTTTTAAAATAGAAAGTCATAATCATCCTTCAGCTATTGAACCTTTTCAAGGCGCAGCAACAGGTGTAGGAGGAATTTTAAGAGATATATTTACAATGGGTGCAAGGCCAATCGCAGTTTTGAATTCATTGAGATTCGGCAATCTTGATAAATCATCAAATATTGATTTACTACGAGGAGTTGTATCAGGTATCGCGCATTATGGAAATTGTGTAGGTGTGCCGACTGTTGGAGGTGAAATTGACTTCGATGATAGTTACTCTGGAAATCCTCTAGTGAATGTTATGGCTTTAGGACTTTTAGAGACTGACGAAATCGTTTGTTCTGGAGCTAAAAATGTAGGATCACCAGTGTTATATGTTGGTAATACTACTGGCAGAGATGGAGTTGGTGGTGCTAGTTTTGCTAGTTCAGAATTAACTACAACCTCACTAGATGATAGACCAGCAGTTCAGGTGGGTGATCCATTTATTGAGAAAAGTCTTATTGAAGCTTGTTTAGAGGCTTTTAAAACAGGAGATGTAATTGCAGCTCAAGATATGGGTGCTGCAGGTTTAACATGCAGTAGTGCAGAAATGGCTGCAAGTGGAAATTTAGGTATATCTATTGATTTAGATTTGGTTCCTTCTAGAGAAGATGATATGTCCTCATACCAATATTTATTATCTGAATCGCAAGAAAGAATGTTGTTTGTCGTTCAAGAAGAAAAAGTTAATGGACTTATCGAAAAGTTTAATAAATGGGGACTATATGCCAATGTAATTGGTCAAGTAATAGGAACTAATGAGGTAATTATTTCTCATAAAGGTGAAATTGTTGCGCAAATACCTACTTCTGCTTTATCTGATGATACCCCCGTAAATTTTCACAATGTGATGAAAAATCCACCTGATTACCTTTTAAAGAAATGGGAATGGAAAGAAAATAATTTACCAGATATTCATGAGCAAAAAATATTTTCATTTAAGGAAAATAAGAATTTCTCTTATTCAGAAATTATTTTAAAATTACTTTCTAATCCTTCAATAGCTTCTAAACGATGGATTTTTAAACAATATGACTCTCAAGTGCAGGCAAATACAGTTTTTAAACCTGGAAAATCAGATGCAGCTGTAATCAGACTAAGGGAACAAAATAAAAAAAATAAAAGTAAAGTATTTTCTGGTGTCGCTGCTTCAGTTGATTGCAATAGTAGATGGGTTTCGCTTGATCCTTTTAGAGGAGCTATCGCTGCCGTTGCAGAGTCCGCTAGAAATGTGAGTTGTGTTGGTGCTGAACCAGTAGCAATTACAAATAATTTAAATTTTTCTTCCCCTGAGAATGAAATAGGATATTGGCAACTTTCATCTTCATGTAATGGAATTGCTGAAGCCTGTAAAGCTTTAGAAACTCCTGTAACAGGAGGTAATGTATCTTTATATAATGAATCCAAAAATAATGATAATCTAATTACTCCTATCAATCCTACTCCTGTTATTGGAATGGTTGGAAAGATAGATAATGTCGAAAAAGCTATAAGTAGTGAATGGAAAAATATTGAAGATCAAATCTGGTTAATTGGTTCTTCCAAATCAGAAATAACAATTGCAGCTAGTTCTTATCTGGAATATTTTCATGGAGAAATTACAGGTCGGCCTCCAAAAATAGATTTGTTGGATGAAAAGTTTTGCCAGAGTTTTTTAAGAAATGCGATTTTAAACAGATTTGTAGTTTCTTCTCACGATATAAGTGACGGAGGTTTAGCTATAGCTTTAGCAGAGTCTTGTATCTTGTCTGCAAGGGGTGCCACTATAGAATTAGAGGAAGATTTAAATAGAGTTGATAATTTATTGTTTGCAGAAGGAGGTTCTAGAATTATTTTTTCAATTAGTAAAATGAAACAAAA
This region of Prochlorococcus sp. MIT 0604 genomic DNA includes:
- the purL gene encoding phosphoribosylformylglycinamidine synthase subunit PurL, whose amino-acid sequence is MINQENNDLYDLNEALQVENLTLNDYEEICKRLKRKPNRTELGMFGVMWSEHCCYRNSKPLLSKFPTKGKNVLVGPGENAGVIDVGNNQKLVFKIESHNHPSAIEPFQGAATGVGGILRDIFTMGARPIAVLNSLRFGNLDKSSNIDLLRGVVSGIAHYGNCVGVPTVGGEIDFDDSYSGNPLVNVMALGLLETDEIVCSGAKNVGSPVLYVGNTTGRDGVGGASFASSELTTTSLDDRPAVQVGDPFIEKSLIEACLEAFKTGDVIAAQDMGAAGLTCSSAEMAASGNLGISIDLDLVPSREDDMSSYQYLLSESQERMLFVVQEEKVNGLIEKFNKWGLYANVIGQVIGTNEVIISHKGEIVAQIPTSALSDDTPVNFHNVMKNPPDYLLKKWEWKENNLPDIHEQKIFSFKENKNFSYSEIILKLLSNPSIASKRWIFKQYDSQVQANTVFKPGKSDAAVIRLREQNKKNKSKVFSGVAASVDCNSRWVSLDPFRGAIAAVAESARNVSCVGAEPVAITNNLNFSSPENEIGYWQLSSSCNGIAEACKALETPVTGGNVSLYNESKNNDNLITPINPTPVIGMVGKIDNVEKAISSEWKNIEDQIWLIGSSKSEITIAASSYLEYFHGEITGRPPKIDLLDEKFCQSFLRNAILNRFVVSSHDISDGGLAIALAESCILSARGATIELEEDLNRVDNLLFAEGGSRIIFSISKMKQNEWLNYLKQKQINFPSSVYVKKIGYVSSDTLKIKINEKNICKIRVEELTEKFNNSISDYF